In the Wyeomyia smithii strain HCP4-BCI-WySm-NY-G18 chromosome 2, ASM2978416v1, whole genome shotgun sequence genome, one interval contains:
- the LOC129723066 gene encoding gustatory receptor for sugar taste 43a isoform X1, producing MEISESTKLVFFVSRIFGLAPYVVKRTSKGQMVDYKRNLFLVIYGLCVVFCLAGLTFKGIFFDINSKKPIRFVFRMKTATSKVVTTLDVSVVVSACICGVFCGIYGLPFVRELNQRLNEADDMLSMYISAGSHEKKKWKGLTMMALVGVTITGALALDIWVWYRIADKIKKENQDSGANVLGYCPFYALYYILMMFHILFAQSALGISNRFRRLNVALYHAFPEFNKTPIIEITSVSSTNNASERLDNITEQKLGLTTISHAITHPRPSINNVIEDLAYIHASMSTGVMLVSNTFGVALLAVLGSCLLHLVATSYFLMVELVGDKDAVFSWIQALWLFIHTFRFLLTVEPCHITNVESRRTMTIVCNLMRTCKDSSAKDRLETFWRQLVGNNSTFTACGLCSIDRHIITSYCGAITTYLVILIQFKEADDKPIRTIQRAL from the exons ATGGAGATATCGGAATCGACGAAACTTGTGTTTTTTGTTAGTCGCATATTCGGTCTTGCTCCGTATGTGGTAAAACGTACATCCAAGGGACAAATGGTGGACTACAAGCGAAATCTGTTCCTGGTGATTTACGGCCTATGTGTCGTATTCTGCTTAG CTGGATTAACATTCAAAGGGATCTTTTTCGATATTAACTCGAAAAAGCCGATACG TTTCGTTTTCAGGATGAAAACGGCAACTTCGAAGGTGGTCACTACATTGGACGTTTCGGTGGTAGTTTCGGCATGTATATGTGGAGTGTTTTGTGGCATATATGGACTTCCGTTTGTTAGGGAACTAAATCAGCGTTTGAACGAG gCAGACGACATGCTTTCAATGTACATTTCTGCTGGTAGCCATGAGAAGAAAAAATGGAAAGGTCTAACGATGATGGCCCTGGTCGGTGTAACTATCACAGGTGCTCTGG CTCTCGACATTTGGGTTTGGTATCGGATAGCTGATAAAATAAAGAAGGAAAATCAGGACTCGG GTGCCAACGTATTGGGATATTGTCCATTTTATGCTCTGTATTATATATTGATGATGTTCCATATTTTATTTGCGCAATCTGCATTGGGAATAAGTAACCGGTTTCGTCGCCTGAACGTGGCTCTCTATCACGCTTTTCCGGAGT TCAACAAAACTCCTATAATTGAAATAACATCGGTGTCTTCCACCAACAATGCTTCGGAACGGCTGGATAATATCACCGAGCAGAAACTGGGGTTAACCACCATTTCCCATG CAATTACTCATCCTCGACCATCTATAAATAATGTAATTGAAGATTTGGCCTACATTCACGCGTCAATGTCCACTGGAGTAATGCTAGTTTCTAA TACATTCGGTGTTGCCCTGTTAGCTGTTTTAGGATCGTGCTTGCTCCATTTGGTGGCGACATCTTACTTTTTGATGGTAGAGCTTGTTGGTGATAAG GATGCTGTGTTTTCCTGGATTCAGGCGCTCTGGTTGTTTATAcacacttttcgttttttgctCACTGTTGAACCATGCCACATCACCAATGTCGAG TCTAGACGAACCATGACCATCGTCTGTAATTTGATGCGAACCTGCAAGGATTCGTCTGCAAAAGACCGG TTGGAAACTTTTTGGCGCCAGCTTGTTGGTAATAATTCCACTTTCACGGCATGCGGTTTATGCTCAATCGATAGACACATTATAACATCG TACTGTGGAGCCATTACAACCTATCTTGTCATTTTAATACAATTTAAAGAAGCTGATGATAAACCGATAAGGACTATTCAACGAGCGCTATAA
- the LOC129723066 gene encoding gustatory receptor for sugar taste 43a isoform X2 — MEISESTKLVFFVSRIFGLAPYVVKRTSKGQMVDYKRNLFLVIYGLCVVFCLAGLTFKGIFFDINSKKPIRMKTATSKVVTTLDVSVVVSACICGVFCGIYGLPFVRELNQRLNEADDMLSMYISAGSHEKKKWKGLTMMALVGVTITGALALDIWVWYRIADKIKKENQDSGANVLGYCPFYALYYILMMFHILFAQSALGISNRFRRLNVALYHAFPEFNKTPIIEITSVSSTNNASERLDNITEQKLGLTTISHAITHPRPSINNVIEDLAYIHASMSTGVMLVSNTFGVALLAVLGSCLLHLVATSYFLMVELVGDKDAVFSWIQALWLFIHTFRFLLTVEPCHITNVESRRTMTIVCNLMRTCKDSSAKDRLETFWRQLVGNNSTFTACGLCSIDRHIITSYCGAITTYLVILIQFKEADDKPIRTIQRAL, encoded by the exons ATGGAGATATCGGAATCGACGAAACTTGTGTTTTTTGTTAGTCGCATATTCGGTCTTGCTCCGTATGTGGTAAAACGTACATCCAAGGGACAAATGGTGGACTACAAGCGAAATCTGTTCCTGGTGATTTACGGCCTATGTGTCGTATTCTGCTTAG CTGGATTAACATTCAAAGGGATCTTTTTCGATATTAACTCGAAAAAGCCGATACG GATGAAAACGGCAACTTCGAAGGTGGTCACTACATTGGACGTTTCGGTGGTAGTTTCGGCATGTATATGTGGAGTGTTTTGTGGCATATATGGACTTCCGTTTGTTAGGGAACTAAATCAGCGTTTGAACGAG gCAGACGACATGCTTTCAATGTACATTTCTGCTGGTAGCCATGAGAAGAAAAAATGGAAAGGTCTAACGATGATGGCCCTGGTCGGTGTAACTATCACAGGTGCTCTGG CTCTCGACATTTGGGTTTGGTATCGGATAGCTGATAAAATAAAGAAGGAAAATCAGGACTCGG GTGCCAACGTATTGGGATATTGTCCATTTTATGCTCTGTATTATATATTGATGATGTTCCATATTTTATTTGCGCAATCTGCATTGGGAATAAGTAACCGGTTTCGTCGCCTGAACGTGGCTCTCTATCACGCTTTTCCGGAGT TCAACAAAACTCCTATAATTGAAATAACATCGGTGTCTTCCACCAACAATGCTTCGGAACGGCTGGATAATATCACCGAGCAGAAACTGGGGTTAACCACCATTTCCCATG CAATTACTCATCCTCGACCATCTATAAATAATGTAATTGAAGATTTGGCCTACATTCACGCGTCAATGTCCACTGGAGTAATGCTAGTTTCTAA TACATTCGGTGTTGCCCTGTTAGCTGTTTTAGGATCGTGCTTGCTCCATTTGGTGGCGACATCTTACTTTTTGATGGTAGAGCTTGTTGGTGATAAG GATGCTGTGTTTTCCTGGATTCAGGCGCTCTGGTTGTTTATAcacacttttcgttttttgctCACTGTTGAACCATGCCACATCACCAATGTCGAG TCTAGACGAACCATGACCATCGTCTGTAATTTGATGCGAACCTGCAAGGATTCGTCTGCAAAAGACCGG TTGGAAACTTTTTGGCGCCAGCTTGTTGGTAATAATTCCACTTTCACGGCATGCGGTTTATGCTCAATCGATAGACACATTATAACATCG TACTGTGGAGCCATTACAACCTATCTTGTCATTTTAATACAATTTAAAGAAGCTGATGATAAACCGATAAGGACTATTCAACGAGCGCTATAA
- the LOC129723066 gene encoding gustatory receptor for sugar taste 43a isoform X3, which translates to MKTATSKVVTTLDVSVVVSACICGVFCGIYGLPFVRELNQRLNEADDMLSMYISAGSHEKKKWKGLTMMALVGVTITGALALDIWVWYRIADKIKKENQDSGANVLGYCPFYALYYILMMFHILFAQSALGISNRFRRLNVALYHAFPEFNKTPIIEITSVSSTNNASERLDNITEQKLGLTTISHAITHPRPSINNVIEDLAYIHASMSTGVMLVSNTFGVALLAVLGSCLLHLVATSYFLMVELVGDKDAVFSWIQALWLFIHTFRFLLTVEPCHITNVESRRTMTIVCNLMRTCKDSSAKDRLETFWRQLVGNNSTFTACGLCSIDRHIITSYCGAITTYLVILIQFKEADDKPIRTIQRAL; encoded by the exons ATGAAAACGGCAACTTCGAAGGTGGTCACTACATTGGACGTTTCGGTGGTAGTTTCGGCATGTATATGTGGAGTGTTTTGTGGCATATATGGACTTCCGTTTGTTAGGGAACTAAATCAGCGTTTGAACGAG gCAGACGACATGCTTTCAATGTACATTTCTGCTGGTAGCCATGAGAAGAAAAAATGGAAAGGTCTAACGATGATGGCCCTGGTCGGTGTAACTATCACAGGTGCTCTGG CTCTCGACATTTGGGTTTGGTATCGGATAGCTGATAAAATAAAGAAGGAAAATCAGGACTCGG GTGCCAACGTATTGGGATATTGTCCATTTTATGCTCTGTATTATATATTGATGATGTTCCATATTTTATTTGCGCAATCTGCATTGGGAATAAGTAACCGGTTTCGTCGCCTGAACGTGGCTCTCTATCACGCTTTTCCGGAGT TCAACAAAACTCCTATAATTGAAATAACATCGGTGTCTTCCACCAACAATGCTTCGGAACGGCTGGATAATATCACCGAGCAGAAACTGGGGTTAACCACCATTTCCCATG CAATTACTCATCCTCGACCATCTATAAATAATGTAATTGAAGATTTGGCCTACATTCACGCGTCAATGTCCACTGGAGTAATGCTAGTTTCTAA TACATTCGGTGTTGCCCTGTTAGCTGTTTTAGGATCGTGCTTGCTCCATTTGGTGGCGACATCTTACTTTTTGATGGTAGAGCTTGTTGGTGATAAG GATGCTGTGTTTTCCTGGATTCAGGCGCTCTGGTTGTTTATAcacacttttcgttttttgctCACTGTTGAACCATGCCACATCACCAATGTCGAG TCTAGACGAACCATGACCATCGTCTGTAATTTGATGCGAACCTGCAAGGATTCGTCTGCAAAAGACCGG TTGGAAACTTTTTGGCGCCAGCTTGTTGGTAATAATTCCACTTTCACGGCATGCGGTTTATGCTCAATCGATAGACACATTATAACATCG TACTGTGGAGCCATTACAACCTATCTTGTCATTTTAATACAATTTAAAGAAGCTGATGATAAACCGATAAGGACTATTCAACGAGCGCTATAA